The sequence below is a genomic window from Leptospira dzoumogneensis.
CCTTTTTTCTTTCCTCATCCGCGGGAGATACCTTTCGGGTCATAAGATTATTTGACAAATTTAGAAAAAAATGTCAACTTTATCCGGATTTCCAGGTCTGAAAAATTGACAAGTTAGATTAAAATTGTCAAAATGTAAGAATAATATCTCTCCATCCCGGGTAGATCCGTTCTGAACAAGGAAACGATTAAATGAAGAAGGTACACAGTTCTCGAAAATGGCTCTTTCCCGTCCTAGTCTTAGTTTTGGGAGCGTCATTTTTTTACACCTGCCAAGCTCTCGGGAAGAAGGCAGAAGGAGAAAGACTGATCAGAATGCAGGAGTCCCCGCAGTGGAAGGATGGACAATTCGTAAATCCGCAGCCTCTGATCAACGATTTCTGGATGGCGTTAGGAAGTATGTTCAGACAAAGCGCGGATGTAAGCCCTAAGGATCCTGTTCCGGTGGTTTTTATAGAAAAATCAAGATTTTCTAAATTACCTGAGTCAGGTTTAAGGGTCACTTGGTTTGGACATTCTTCTTCTTTGATAGAATTAGACGGAGTTAGGATCTTAACCGATCCTGTTTGGTCGGAAAGAACTTCTCCTTCTTCTTGGCTTGGCCCTAAAAGATGGTATCCACCTTTGATCTCCTTGGAAGATCTTCCTGAGATAGATGCGGTATTAATTTCTCATGATCATTACGATCATATGGATTTAGGGACCATTTCTAAATTGAAAGATAGGAACATAGTATTCGTTGTTCCGCTCGGTTTGGGAGCGAATCTTTCTTATTGGGGAGTTCCTGCTGAAAAGATCATAGAATTGGATTGGTGGGACACTAAGAAGATCAAGGGTTTGGAAATAGTAAGCACTCCCGCAAGACACGCTTCAGGCAGATATCTATTAGATAATGATAAAAAACTTTGGTCCAGTTATGCGATCCTTGGTCCTGAACATAGGGTTTATTTTTCGGGAGATACTGGTTTATTCCCTAAGATGAAAGAGATCGGAGAAAAATACGGACCTTTCGATCTGACTATGATAGAAACAGGCCAATACAACCAAGCCTGGCCAGACTGGCATATCGGACCGGAACAGGCGGTGATCGCTCATACACAACTCAATGGAAAAGTTTTACTTCCGATCCATTGGGGGCTATTCGCTCTTGCTTCTCATGGATGGACGGAACCCATAGAAAGAGTTTTAGAAAAGTCTAAAGAACTAGGAGTTAACGTGATCACTCCTAAACCGGGAGAAAGTGCGGAGCCCGGTTTACAAAAAGATTATATTGCTTGGTGGCCTAAACTTCCTTATAATTCCGCTAAAGAAGATCCTATCTTATCCAGTCAACTGGAAGAAAATACCGCGAGTGCGAGGTAATCGAATGAAATTAAGAGCAATCATCACGGGTTCCACGGGAATGGTGGGAGAAGGCGTTTTATTGGAGTGTTTAGAAGATCCGAATGTGGAAAAAATACTTCTGCTGAATAGAAAATCGTATGGAATATCCCATCCGAAAGTGGAGGAGATCATTCATTCCGACTTTTCGGATATTTCCGCGATCAAAGACAAATTGAAAGGGTATAACGCCTGCTTTTTCTGTTCCGGGGTTTCTTCTATCGGTTTAAAAGAAGAAGAATATCTTAAACTGACCTATACATTAACTTTGCATGTGGCAAGTATCTTGGCTTCTTTAAATCCTAATATGAGTTTTTCTTATATTTCCGGTGCAGGAACGGACAGCACTGAAAAAGGAAAAACGATGTGGGCGAGAGTAAAAGGTAAAACTGAAAATGATCTATTAAAACTTCCTTTCGCAAAGGTGTATAATTTCCGTCCGGGTTATATGCATCCGACCCCGGGAGCAAAAAATACTTTGTCTGCATATAAGTATATTGGCTGGAGTTTTCCGATCTTAAGAACGATTTTCCCGAAACGAGTTTCCACTTTAAAACAGCTAGCACTCGCTATGATCCGTGCGAGTGAAAACGGTTATAGTAAGAATACTATAGAAGTGGAGGATATTCTGGAGTTATCCAAACCTTAAAGAATTATGGTATTTTGTCTGAAAAATTGAAATAGTAAAAACCGAGGGTTATTTTTTAATTTAAAAATAACCCTCGTTCTTCTGCGGATTTTCCGAAAGATCCTGAGGTATTATAAGGAATTTTTTCAGGTCTATGGAAAGCGAAGCACGAATGAAAAAAGTTTTGGATAATATGCCTATCCTCTTCTTTTCTTTGGATGAGAATTTTAGGCCCGTTTCCTGGAACTATGAATGTGAAAGAGTTTTAGGATTTTCTTCCGAAGAAATTCTGAACGACCGAAACTTCTCCTTTAAGGATCTGATCCAGGTAAAAGAAGAAGGAGA
It includes:
- a CDS encoding MBL fold metallo-hydrolase, with the protein product MKKVHSSRKWLFPVLVLVLGASFFYTCQALGKKAEGERLIRMQESPQWKDGQFVNPQPLINDFWMALGSMFRQSADVSPKDPVPVVFIEKSRFSKLPESGLRVTWFGHSSSLIELDGVRILTDPVWSERTSPSSWLGPKRWYPPLISLEDLPEIDAVLISHDHYDHMDLGTISKLKDRNIVFVVPLGLGANLSYWGVPAEKIIELDWWDTKKIKGLEIVSTPARHASGRYLLDNDKKLWSSYAILGPEHRVYFSGDTGLFPKMKEIGEKYGPFDLTMIETGQYNQAWPDWHIGPEQAVIAHTQLNGKVLLPIHWGLFALASHGWTEPIERVLEKSKELGVNVITPKPGESAEPGLQKDYIAWWPKLPYNSAKEDPILSSQLEENTASAR
- a CDS encoding NAD-dependent epimerase/dehydratase family protein, producing MKLRAIITGSTGMVGEGVLLECLEDPNVEKILLLNRKSYGISHPKVEEIIHSDFSDISAIKDKLKGYNACFFCSGVSSIGLKEEEYLKLTYTLTLHVASILASLNPNMSFSYISGAGTDSTEKGKTMWARVKGKTENDLLKLPFAKVYNFRPGYMHPTPGAKNTLSAYKYIGWSFPILRTIFPKRVSTLKQLALAMIRASENGYSKNTIEVEDILELSKP